cttttttttggccatctaaattttcaatttgttgTTGGAATCTTTTGTAACGAGCACTCAATCAATGATCAAGGTTACAAGAGTATGTatttattctgatttttctcaatttaaaaaaaaaatatataagtaataatattatggaAAGAaagaatgttaaatataaacgattaagatatatgtataatcaaGAGATTAGAGAACCGAAGAAGCTAATAAAAGCcggataaatattattattttgcttttatatattatattattgtattttttgtatgcATATATGTGTGCGTTGGAattgtaaagatttttattcttcaacgTTTCGCAAATATTGAAACACTTACGCAATATGCTATTGGAGTCGCGCACATTTTCGACTCCCATCTTGATACTTTGTACGCTGAAATCCATTTTTAGTTGCTGCAATCTAAGATAACGACGGCCTTCAACCAAGAACGGCTTTGCTCTAATAAAAACCTTGGCCTTGACACCCTCTGCAAACACAAGAATTTGTGTGAAATTGTGAAGGATAAAAAGTGAATGCTATATGCATAAGGGATTAGAGGGGCAGACCGCAatgaatttacataaattacagCAAACGTGTGGCTGACGTGCTTTGCTTTAATAATAGCTACTCTATTGTCAATGACAAATCAAACAAAAgtggtaaaataattataaattaaacaaatgaattttcaacatatttataCAGTTTacatcgattatttttataattgttttgtaaaaCTACATGTAGtctaaatgttattaataattttttttatgcaataaatagaattgggtaataagtataataatttctaagtgtaataatttttaattattaaaattattagtgtCGAGcatattacttataaaaattatataattgcagGTAAAAAGTACGACTTATGTGTCGCGCTGTCTTTAAGAAAGCGCGCATATCATTCAAAAAAGAGTGTGCCGTCTCACAGCAAGTGAGTATATCTTGTTGCCATTCGTAAGGAGTTCAATATCAAAGATCAGTGATCGTCAGTACACCGCAGTATTAGCGGCGAACATTGTCAAGggtaataaataacatttttttacataaacatttttagtacaatcataattaattattcaatattgttttatgcgataaattttaaattgattgtaCTTGATAAAAGATAATGTCTATATTACAATTGCTTAAACTTGCTCGAATGTGTGTATACACAGTTTATACTATTATCTTTAACTGTTTGGGATGTCATGAAATGGCATTTACTGCGACAAACGCAAttcattgataataaatgtatattgcgCAGACGGTGAAAGTTACTGCAATCACAACATGCTCGCGGTGGCATTTTACGAGCGGACGGCGAAAATTGATCTgcatatgttttaaataaatacataattaatgctattaattatgaactataaaaatattaatattaatgctattaatatttttatagtaatatataatatatacatgttttaCGTAgtcgtattttatataacaattaacaCAGTCGTATATCAAATATGTTACGCTATTGAACAGCGTAATTAATTCATTGTATTGTTCCAGGACTTACCGTACTCGCCCCAATAATCGCCAGCTCCGCTAGCCTGGACTAGGATCAACGTTCCGGTAGAACGGTATCTAGCACCCGCTCTAATTTTTGGAATGCTGAAGGCCAACTGTAACTGCACCTCGTCATCACTCAGTCTCGTCCTAAGGCCTGTTATTCGCAGAGAAGATACACCTCTTGCTGTAATATTTCTGAATTGCGCTCTGTAGCCGTTCGGGCCGCCTCCCAGCGCGATGTGCAACTCGTCCAGAATAATTGGTTCTACTTCTGGGTAACCTAGTTGCGGTAGACCTGGAAAAAGAAGTTGAAACGTAGTAATATGCTTCGTCGCAAGAAACGTAGTTCTTCCAGCGTAATAAAACTTGCGCGCAATCTTGCAAAACTCGAAGTTCTCAAAAATctcaacttttaattattataattaacaataactGAATCGTTGCAATTGAAACAGTTTGAtctacagaaataaataatgttttatttttatcgacagattaatgtaatatcaatttttccgtttattaatcaattttgtaatttttattttacaaaattgattaatttgaaaaatgaatttacAATAGCTTCTCTCTAATACATTGTTGGTAAGAAAGCTATTGCTCCCGCACCTGGAGCAATACCATGAAATGAGTAGAATGTAGGACACTGGGTGACCATTCGAATACACCGTTATAACCCGCATCCATCGTTAAACCACGTGGTTGTGAAACCGGTCAGTTTCAGACTTTCAACTTTCAGTTTATTTACTAATCACTTGTATTATCATAAAGTTTGGCacttttctcaaaatttcgagtatataaaaaaaggataaattataacaaaactttaactaattttatttatttaaaattttatttatttaaaattttatttatttaaaattttattctaaaaatactgTTAACAGTTGAAAAGTAACAATTTACATCCATTGAATTCGATTAAATCttcaaattatcaaaatattttatcaaaaatgttgCATATGCTAATAGTAACGGAATTGCCAACATTTCCTGCGAACtacgcaaaataaaaaaaaaattgaaaatagagaAGTGCGCGAGCGTACGCTTCAGCAACCGCAAAGTTCAATTATCTGTTACCTTCACTTGGTACGTGAAACATAGACTGCACTGTTCCAAGATTCTTTGCACatactatgtacatataagttattataataagagtCACATTGTTGTCACAGTGAATGTcacattgttttaaaataaaaaaaattagaagaaatttattttaacttttatcttATATGCGCTcgaattctatttttaaattagatagaatcttctaatatatttaaaatacaaatatgcaATCAAATTCAGaagttggaaataaaaaacaaaaaattctagAAAATAGAAGGGAACGCCTTTTACAAAATCGTGtccacttttttaaataaagcataacgcGCACTAATCTTTTATACTAAAAGTTTACAGACGCGCTCTTAGACTATCagatttaataacattttttatcataactCATATAGCTTCGTTTTTTGCTTCAAAACTCGTGTTGCGTGAATGACTAgctgaattataattttgtcacTTCGTATGcgcattatattataaaatcatacaAAAAAGTTATCGATTGCTTTACACTGATAAAGCTCACCTTGACGAAAGCGTTCGACGAGTACATTGGCCGTTCTGGCGAGGCAAGCTTCTAGCCTCTGATCGTTCCTGGAGCACGGTTCCAAAAATTCTAAACCTCTGTACTTGCCAATAGCCTGGACGCCGACCAGCAACAAGCACGCGTAGCACAATAGCGCGGCACCCCTCATTTCTTCGTTCAGCAAGAAAATTCACGTACTTTCTTTTTGTCTTCACGATCAACTTTGTGATCAACTTTGTGATCCGGTATTAGCTGGCGAACCGCGCAACTCGATCAGGTTTCTCGACGAAGAATGATCGGTTGGCAGGGAT
This window of the Linepithema humile isolate Giens D197 chromosome 1, Lhum_UNIL_v1.0, whole genome shotgun sequence genome carries:
- the LOC105670442 gene encoding protein takeout, with the translated sequence MRGAALLCYACLLLVGVQAIGKYRGLEFLEPCSRNDQRLEACLARTANVLVERFRQGLPQLGYPEVEPIILDELHIALGGGPNGYRAQFRNITARGVSSLRITGLRTRLSDDEVQLQLAFSIPKIRAGARYRSTGTLILVQASGAGDYWGEYEGVKAKVFIRAKPFLVEGRRYLRLQQLKMDFSVQSIKMGVENVRDSNSILLAALNLFINTNSQELLKEMKPDLRRKLVQVMTTFVEKLFAQVPYDAWVVD